From one Synechocystis sp. PCC 6803 substr. PCC-P genomic stretch:
- the proC gene encoding pyrroline-5-carboxylate reductase yields MSIQLGIIGGGVMAEAILARLIAEKTYAPEEIIVGEPHGARRDYLQKTYQVRVSPDNQEAANVSEVLLLAVKPQVLDRVLASLAGGANRPLVISILAGVSLQRIQKGFPDHAIIRAMPNTPATVGAGMTAIAANKMVEPDQLAKAKAIFSAVGNVVEVPENLMDAVTGVSGSGPAYVALMIEALADGGVLAGLPRAIAQKLALQTVLGTAELIKETEEHPAQIKDKVTSPGGTTIAGVAVLEKMGFRSAIIEAVRAAYRRSQELGKK; encoded by the coding sequence GTGTCCATTCAACTCGGTATCATCGGCGGTGGAGTAATGGCTGAAGCCATCCTGGCCCGCTTAATCGCAGAAAAGACCTATGCCCCAGAAGAAATAATTGTGGGGGAGCCCCACGGTGCCCGGCGGGATTATCTCCAAAAAACCTATCAAGTTCGGGTTTCCCCCGATAACCAAGAGGCGGCTAATGTTTCTGAAGTGCTGCTGTTGGCCGTCAAACCCCAGGTGCTAGACCGGGTGCTAGCCAGTTTAGCAGGAGGAGCCAATCGTCCCCTGGTAATTTCCATTTTGGCCGGGGTTTCTCTGCAAAGAATTCAAAAGGGTTTTCCCGACCATGCCATCATCCGGGCCATGCCCAATACCCCCGCCACCGTTGGGGCCGGTATGACGGCGATCGCCGCGAATAAAATGGTGGAGCCGGATCAGTTGGCTAAGGCTAAGGCCATCTTTTCGGCGGTGGGCAATGTGGTGGAGGTGCCGGAAAATTTAATGGATGCGGTGACGGGGGTTTCCGGTTCGGGACCGGCCTACGTAGCTTTGATGATCGAAGCCCTGGCCGATGGTGGTGTTTTGGCCGGATTACCCAGGGCGATCGCCCAAAAATTGGCTTTGCAAACAGTGTTGGGCACAGCGGAGTTAATCAAGGAAACGGAGGAGCACCCTGCCCAGATTAAAGATAAAGTTACCAGTCCGGGGGGCACCACCATTGCTGGGGTAGCGGTATTGGAGAAGATGGGTTTTCGTTCCGCCATCATCGAAGCAGTGCGGGCGGCCTATCGCCGTTCCCAGGAATTGGGCAAAAAATAA